The genomic stretch TGTCAGTAGCCTGGTTGCTGTTGGCATCGCATCCACCATCCAGGCTCAAAGCAGCGGCTCGTTTACCGGCACCGTAGAGCGTGTTTGGGAAGACGGCTTTCACCTGAATACAGGTGAACGTGTGCTTCGAGTCGATTCGTGGGATCTATGCGGTGACCATACTGCTAGCCATGTGTCTGTGGGCGATCGCCTCACGGTAACTGGGGAATTTGAGCTTCGTGATTTTGATGCATTTTCCATCACAACTAGCGACGGATTAGCTCTTTGCCGCGCATGAGTTCTATCATGCTTGCCCTCTAGGCTAGAGCAAAAACATGTTTAGGGTGTATTCCACAATGACAGGGCTTTCTTACCCGGCATGGTGACTGCCATAGCAGCAATTTTTGATGTGTAACAGATTCGTGATTGATGAAGGAGCGAAATGACATGAAAGATATATTAACGCTAAGCGATGCTTTTGAAGATGAAAGTGTGTCAAGAACCTTGTTCTTTTTCGGTGATGGGGACGGCGACGGTGATGGCGACGGTGATGGCGACGGGGACGGCGACGGCGATGGTGATGGGGACGGTGATGGCGACGGTGGCGACTTCTTTGGAGATAATCGCAACAATGTGATTCGCGGCACCGGACGGTCTGATGATATTCGAGGAGGGGGAGGCAACGATCGCCTATTTGGCCTTGCAGGCGACGATGATATCTTTGGCGACAACGGTAACGATATCTTAGTGGGCGGAGCCGGTGACGACGACCTCTTTGGCGGTAACGGTAACGATATCTTGCGCGGTGGTGACGGCAATGATGATCTGCGCGGCGGAGCTGGAAGAGATACCCTCATTGGCGGTCGTGGTCGCGACACATTTATCCTGGAAAGCAACGGTAATGATATCATCCGCGATTTTCAGGATGGGGTAGATGAACTGGGCATTGGCGGTCGCCTAGAGTTTAACGATCTAGTATTTCGGCAGCGAGGTAACAACACCCTAGTTCTTGCCAATGGGAGCCGCGTTGCAACCATGCTGGGCGTTGATGCAACTTCCATCACACGGGCTGACTTTGATTAAGTCACTCACATAGCTTAGTTTTGCTTAGCGATAATTGGAATTAACTTATCCCTCTTTTGCTAGTTCTAGGCAAGAGAGGGTAAGCCCTGATTCTTGCGTCGGATATCGTGAGCCGCAATGACGAGAATTCATCCGGATGTCCCCATGTGGCAAAAGCGGGATCAGGCAGACATTCACAATCTAAAAGCGGAGACATGGTTATGCAACGGTTATTACTCTTGCTAGTGTTGACATCATTATCTAGCGTAGCAACTGCACGGGCCCTAGAACAGGCTGCTCTCTCAGTGGAGGAGAGCGATCGCAATGTTGATCTGGCGGTTGCAGACGCTTCGTTTCTGGATCAGACCCAGACCATCATGGTTCAGAGTCATGGTGCTATGACCGAACCCACACGACTCATCAGTAGTGGAGATGGGGACGGGGATGGGGACGGGGATGGGGATGGCGACGGAGACGGGGATGGGGACGGAGATGGTGATGGCGACGGTGATGGTGATGGCTGGTACGACGATTAAGATTTCATAAATCCAGGTTGAATGCCGTAACCTCAGTGAAAGGAGCGATCGCATGACTTATTTAGCTTCAGATCATTGCCCTCATCTTGATAAGCCAGCCCTTAAAACGCCAGCATCCTACAATGTCGTGAGTGCTGAGCATGATGCGATCGCTAACCTCATACAGGCAGTGCTTGCCGAGCAGCCGTATTCAGATCAGCCCATTGCTTGCCTAGGGCCAACCTATGTAGGGCTCCGCAAAAGTGGACAGTTGCAACAGGCCTATTGGCGTTATGACACCGACCTAGAGCAGATGGTCGAGGGCGTTGTGGAGCAGGCGATCGCCTCCTTAATCGCCTCCAATTCTTCCAAGACTGACACCCTAGATCACGCCAAAACATCTGGCATTGATGCGATTGAACTCTGTCTGACCCATGACTATCGATGGGTAGCGATCGCAGAGTTTGATCGGGTGTTTGCCAATATCCATCGCGGCATTCGCGGCATCGAAGTGCAATATCAGGATCGCATCTACCGCTACAGCCCCACTCGCATGATTGCGGCTAACCTCAGCTTCCAGAAAGCATTTCAACAGGTGCTCGATCAGGAATCTATTTCAGATCAGACCTTCATTCGCAAAGGCGGACTGATTCAGGCATTCGAAGCCCGCCAGCTTCTGATTCGCCTGACGCCCCAAGTGATGATCACAACCCTGCATCGCGGCAACCGCATCGTTCCCCTAGAAACCCTAAGTGGTGATGTCTTGGCAGATATGACCCGCTGCATGGGGCAATGGATGGTGCGACAGGTGCAAATGAATGGTCGCATGGTCTATAAATACTTTCCCAGCCGAGGGGAAGAATCGGGAGCCAATAACCTGATCCGTCAATTCATGGCGACGCTGTGCCTGATCCGCTATGCGCGC from Candidatus Obscuribacterales bacterium encodes the following:
- a CDS encoding calcium-binding protein; the encoded protein is MKDILTLSDAFEDESVSRTLFFFGDGDGDGDGDGDGDGDGDGDGDGDGDGDGGDFFGDNRNNVIRGTGRSDDIRGGGGNDRLFGLAGDDDIFGDNGNDILVGGAGDDDLFGGNGNDILRGGDGNDDLRGGAGRDTLIGGRGRDTFILESNGNDIIRDFQDGVDELGIGGRLEFNDLVFRQRGNNTLVLANGSRVATMLGVDATSITRADFD